gctccgggagtctttctggagtttcgtcaatccgtatcgcgtttttaggtcgaaaggggtcttataggcgaagaggcgacgcatGGAGGTGCCTGGAgccccctcaccataggctggcgcgggcccaggcctggccgcgccgccttatggtgtggtggccctctggcccgcctccgactccccttcggtgttctggagccttccgggaaaaataagatatttggtcttcgtttcgtcgaattccgagaatattgtccgaacagcttttctggaaccaaaaacagcagaaaacaggaactagcacttcggcatcttgttaataggttagttccggaaaaacgcataaaaacattataaagtgtgagcaaaacatgtaggtattgtcataaaacaagcatgaaacatcagaaattatagatacgttggagacgtatcagtgcgctCGCTGGGGGAGGAGCTTGGGCGGCGAGCTCGCCGGGGAAGAGCAGGTGCGACGCTGTACTGGTTTCGTAGCCAGCGATaggataagggcatctccaacggggcgacacaAACGGACATttttcgtccgtttgcgtctgcgcgGACAAAAAACACGCTCCAGCGGCTAGACGCAAAACATCCGTAGCGTCCATCCTGACACAAACGTGCGCCAGGAATGTGTCTCTGCggacgcgtccgcgcgtccgtttgtgtcTGGTTGGGCTGCATGTAGCCCTCTCTCTTCTCCTTTAGTTACGCATGCATTCATTCCTAGCCACACAAATAGAATCTTTCCATCTCTCCTCTCTAATCACGCATGCGGTCAAATAAATGCGTCTCTGCCGCTGGAGAAGGGGCAGACGCATGCGGATATGCGGACGTTTTTTTATGTCCGTGACCGACGCAAACGACATAAATAtatgtcgcccggttggagatgccctaaggcaaGGTTGGCCCATCCATGTGCAGGTCGCAATTCCGATAGGAAGGAACGATCGATTTTCTGAGATCCTCGATCGGTGGGCTGAAACGAAGCGTTTTCCTtttaaaaaacaaagaaaaaaaaacatcaCGAGCAACTGAGCTGCTTGATGAAGGAGACGAGCCGGTGGAACTCGGTGGTGGACGAGCCCCCCTCAGCGACGTCCCTCCTCACCTGTTGTGCCAGCGCTTGAGCCGACGTCCTTAGCTCGCCGGACTCCATGGCCTCCCTCACCATCCTCTCCACGACGGCTCTCTCGCACACGTCCTTCATGTCCAGTCCGTTCCCCCACACGGTGCCCACGAAGCGGCTGTTGATCTGCTGGTCCATGAAGAAGGGCCAGCACACCAGCGGCACGCCCTCGACGACGCCCTCCAGCGTGGAGTTCCACCCGGCGTGGGTCAGGAAGCACCCCACGGCGGGGTGCCGCAGCACGTCCCGCTGCGGCGCCCAGTCCACGATGCGCGCCTTGCCGCCGTTCCCCGCCGCCTCGACGGCTTCCTTGGGGCTCGCCCCCACCATGTCGGGCCGGAGCGCCCACAGGAACGCGTAGCCGGCGCCGACGAGCCCGGACAGCAACTCGGTGAACTGCTCCAGAGAAATGACGGTGAGGCTCCCCAAGCTCACGTACACGACGGACCGGTCCGCGTGCCCGTCGAGCCACGTCATGCAACCGTCGTCCTCGCGCCACAAGCTGGTCCTCGGCAGCGCCATTGCCGCCGCCGAGATGGCGTGGAGAGGGCCTATGGCGAAGACGTCGCGCATGTGCGGCGCGATGTGCGCCAGCGCCGACCGCTCCAGCGACGCGGCCGTGTTGAGTATGAGCGCCCGCGCCCCGAAGCTGTGAGCGGTGTGGCTGACGAAAACCTGCAGCATGGGGTCCACGTCGTGGGTCTCGGCGTGACGGCGGCAAGAGCTTGGAAGGTCTCGCCGCCGCAGGAAGCCCTCCATGCCCGGGACGCCATGGACGGGAGCGTCGTCGAGTTCGGCGCCTACAGGGATGGGAACCTCGCCGAGCTCCACCAGTCTGGGCACGGAGAGGTAGGCCAGGAGGCTGCACGCGCTCTCCGTGCGGAACGGGAGCGCCGGCACACCGAGAGCCTCCGCGATGTCGGTGGCGAACGTCAGCAGGCCGTCTGCCACGACGCACGACAGCTTGGGGAAGCCAGCGGCGTCGTCGACCAGCAGCGAGGCGAGGAGAGCACGGTACGCGACGGAGCCAGTCGTCCGCAGGGACCTGCCGAGATCCTTGATGTCGTACACCGAGCGGGGGTGGTCGTCAGGGAGGCCGTCCGGCACGGACATGAGACGGAGGCGCGGCGAGGTGGCCGCGTTGGCGCGGTCAACGCGGCGGAGGTTGTGGTCGGTGTGGAGAAAGGTGATGTGGAGGCCGGCGCCGAGGAGACCCGCTGTGAGATGGAGCATGGAGTTGATGTGGCCCTGCATCGGCCACGGGAACACCAGCACGTGCACCGGCGCCATGGCCGGCTGCATCGCCGGCTGGCCGGTAGCTAGGCTATCTCGAGTTCTGGACTGGGTTCTCTCAGATTGTGGAGTCTGCCTCAGTACATCATCATCAGACCAAGTCCAACTCATTTTTGTACGTACATGCATCGATCGGTGCGTTAGCATTTGATTACTGCTCACTCGTCAGTTGTTGTGGCGTCTTGTGGCCAAGGCATGtgcttgtttttatttttattttttagtgTAGCCATGTGCTTGTTTGATTTACAGCTGGGCATGGGTAGCCCGGCCCGACCCTTGTTTTGCCCAGGTGTAGTTTGATTGCACATATTTGATACTCCATCCTATCCGGAAAAAGTGTTGGACATATGATTTTGCAAAACAATCCCTCAAACTTTGTTGACTTCAACCAGCACTCTACCCCATCTTTCCGCTCAGTGCGCTTACCCTAGCTGTCACCCGCACCATCTCTGCCCACCGCACCCTCTCTGCACTGCTCTCCCCTTGCCTTGTCGTCGAGCTCCGGTCGCCTCGCCGCCGAGCTCTCCATGCATTGGCACGCTCCCTCCACCATTCGGCTCGCCGAGCTCCCCTCCACGAAAAAGTCAACCTTTAGGTCCAAGCCGGCGACGAGTCGCCGGATCCGGCATCTGCGAGGCCTGATCTGGTGGACACGCTGGATCCTGCTCCCCAGCCGACAAGAAGATGATGGTGAAGCTATTGTTCGCGCTGAGCGACATGGATGTTCGACGGTTGGGTCTACGGCGAGGCGTGGGTATCGGGACAAGAGGCGATCAGGAAGAAGCTCGAGTTCGTGTGCTTCGCGGTGCTGGAGGTGGTCTTCTACGTGGGTTGTACGAAGCTGTTATAATTTCCCGGCAGACGATCGTGCCCCCATCCCGAATCGGTACCGCTTTATCCTGACCGTTCATCTGTTTTTTCACGAGTTTGCAGTTTGGCCGAGGGTGCGCACTCAAGCAAAAGCGATATAAGATTGTCTTCCGGGTGAATCGTAACATTGTAATTCAAGGAAGTGATGAATACTTTTTACCGAACAATTGTAAGTGGCTGACCTTTTGCTAAAAGGTCCAATTTTCAGTACTAAAATCTTCAAGAACCCAAACTGATAGTTCTGAATCACCATAATTTTCCAAATACAATTGTTCACGTGATTGATAAACATCAAAACCAACAGCATCATTTGTTAGTTGTTTTAATCTAGACATTTCGCTTTTAGTTAAATTTAGCTGTTACACCTTCAGTTAAGTTGTTTTTCACTTAGGCACGATCTGGCGCAGTGTTAGAGCGTGCGTGTTGCTTGTGACCGCCTTGTTTCTAGGCTCGTAGGATGGCGCGAGCATATAGATCGGATCATGGCGCAAGGGTAGGATCTCTACCTGCCACTCTCTTTCTGTACTGAATAAAAGGCGAGAAAGATGAATCAAAAAAGTTTCTAAGTTTTTCAGCAACGCAAAAAACCCTGTGTCAGTGTCTCAGTCAGTGTCATCGCGAGAGAGATTCAGAGTTCCTAGCCAACGGTAACATCATTATCATGTGGCGCAGGAATAGGAATGACCCTACAATTTCCCTCCACATCACCACCTAAGTTGTGGTGAATTGCAATTGGATGTTCCCAAGCGCTTGGATGTGTCCCATCTCCTGTTTTGGATGAGTTGATTCCTACCGCTTTGATGCATGTATTTTtcttattttgaaggttttaacgaGCATTCCACAAACAAAAAACCTATCTGCTGGAAACGGAGAGTGCCTCAGAGTTCAGAGAGGAACAATGGTCTCGAAGCAATTAAGCCCATCCAACTCCAGAGCGAACCGTGGCTTCAACTGTTGCTGCTGCATACCGACAATCTTCGCAGCGAAACTGTTCGTCTCATTCTTCTCCACTTGTCTTCTGCTGGCGCTGCTAGCACTGCTGCTACCATCACACTGCTTCTGCATTTGTGGCACGGGGCTCGCCATGAActgcaaacaacaacaaaaagagCAAAACTTAACATAACAACGCATGAGATCATGCCATCATGGGATTCATTTCTTTTCCTGAGGTACGTAAAAGCATGTGGAAGAGATGCGAAGCTTATACCTTATTGACGCTGAAGCATTTGCTGGCCATCTGCGCAGACAAGATGGCCTCTGTGGAACCCATGAGGCAGGTGACACTAAATTGATCAGCACTTAAACTAGTGTAGATATTGCTCTGAATTTCATTGGCCAGCTCGATCTGTTTGCCGCATGCGGATACGATCATCATAGGAAAGTCCATAAGTGAACCGGTCGGCATATGCTCCTGGTGGAAGTCAGACTGCCATTGGTCCATGTGTTTggtggggcccacacaacagctgATCTACTTTTACAAACCCACGCGCGATACAGATACAATACAGAGGTGGGCCAAATGCAGTTAAGAGAAGAGTGGGGCGGCGGGCCTTCCCCAAATCACGCCCTCTCTCTCCTCAGTCCTCCACTCCTCCAGAATAACGTCACCAGTAGCAGACGGCCGTCGGGGCGAACAGCGGCGACGCGAGCGCGAGGAGAGGCTGATGGCGGAGGCGCGGCAGCGGGCGGTCGGCGGAGGAGCGGGCGGACGGCGGAGGCGGACACCGTCGCGGGCGTTCCTGCCTGTGGTGGTGCGCCCATGGCTAGGCCCGCGCGGTGGTGGTTAGCGGCGGAGGGCGACTCGACTAGCGGCACTGTCGATGCGCCCGATCCGGTGCGTGCCTCGCGTCGGGACGGGGGCCGCGTCGAGGACAAGGCAACGATGGGGACGACGCGGCGTCGGGGACGAGCGGCGTCTAGGCGGCGTCGGGGACGGGCGGCGTCGACGACATGTCGGCCTCGAGGACGGGCGGCATCGGGGACGAGCGCCATCTCGGACGGATCGGCATCGGGGACATGGCGTCGTCGATCCGGCGTCGGAGACGAAGCGTCGTCGAGGACATGGCGGCGCCGGGGACAGGGCGCCGTCTAGGACGGGTCGACGTCGGGGACCTGGCGTCATCGAGCTGGCGACGGAGACGTGGCGTCGGGGACAGGGCGCCGTCGACGTGGCGTCGAGGACGAGCGGCATCGAGGACAGGGCGCCGTCGACGTGGCGTCGAGGACGGGCGGCGTCGACGTGGCCCGAGCTTGGCGACGGGGAGGATGCCGAGGAAGTGCAGCAGCAGGCGCATGCGGCTGTGCGCGCGGCGCAGTCGGCCACGACGGCCTTGAACCGCGATGGGGATGGATAGGTGGCAGAGAAGAGGATGCGATGGTGGGATGGGGGAGGACCACACATGTATTTTACTGTGGCATGAGTACAGCACACTGCAGCAGTGGACCCCACGTATATTTTCTGGACCAATCAGATGCTGATTTAAGCCAGGTTCACATACCGCCGGGTTCTATTAGTCCACACTCGATCATCATACCTATATATAAGCAATGAGTCCAGCTAGAACATGTTTGGGATCGATCGAGTACTTGTGTTGTTCAATGGCTTGAGACTCATGCGGATATGGATAGCTTATCTCTAGAGAGGAAGAGCCATAATTGGTGTCATTGACTCCACGTAGCACATGCATTAATATCTTATCCACACCACAAGAACTAAGGGTTGTGAGAACTGGAGCGCCTGGTGCGCTCTCACCACCCAAAGTTGTTGTTCCTGTCGGAAACGCGTCAAAATAAAAGTAAAATCGAAAACTTGCGGTGGCGACTAGGCCTCAAACATGTAGTGTCTTTCTCGGAGGAGGGGAAGGGAGGAGGAGTCGCTCTTTTTTGGGATGAGTCAGTTGAGGTAGAGTTGTTCAAAATAAATAGTAGAGTCATTGATGTAATGGTCACTGACCAAGAAAAAGGAATAAAATGGAGATGTACCTACGTGTATGGTGAACCTAAAACACATCTGAGACATCAGATGTGGGATCTTCTCAGGAAAATGAGACCAATGATCAAAGGACCTTGGCTTATGCTAGGGGACTTCAACGAAACTATGTGGCAAGAGAAACATttctcaagaagaagaagaggtgaaAAACAAATGGAAGATTTTAGAAATATGTTGTCTGATTGCAACCTGTTTGATTTGGGGTTCTCTGGTCTACCTTGGACATATGATAATAAGCAGAAAGGTGAAAGGAATGTCCGAGTAAGATTGGACCGTGCTGTTGCTTGCCCAGATTGGTCCAGGATATTCCCTCACAGCCATGTCCATCATCTGGTAAGCTCGAGATCTGATCATAGCCCTATTCTTGTTTATTTGGATAAAAAACCGGTTATGGCTGCTTCTCCTCGTTTTCGCAGGTATGAAATGCACTGGGAAAAAGAAAGCACTCTCAGTGATGAAATCCAGTCCTCTTGGCAGATGCAGCCAAAAGCCAATAATCTGGGAGACATTGCCAACAAATTAAATTCTGTAATGGGAAACCTTCAATCATGGAGCAAACGGACTATTGGACATATACCAAGGAAGATTGAGAAGCTGAGAATTTTTTTGGAGAAGGCCAGATCTAGAAGGGATAACCAGAGTATAAAAAGAAGCTATGAAATTGCAGCTGAACTAGATGAATTTCTAGAGAAGGAAGAAATATTCTGGAAGCAGCGATCGCGGGTTTCTTGGCTTAGAGAAGGTGACAGGAACACAAGATACTTCCATAGGAAGGCCACTTGGCGAGCAAAGAAGAACAACATCAGAAGTCTGAGAAAAAATGATGGATCACTAACGCAAAACCCAGAGGAGATGGGCACTATTGCCTCTGAATTTTTCCTGAACCTGTTCACAGTGGATGAAAGTGTACAACCTGAACTTGCGGTTGAAGCAATGAACAAGAAAGTAACTGACCAGATGAATGCTGACTTATGTAGGGACATGACAGAAGAGgagatcactgatacgtctccgacgtatcgataatttcttgtgttccatgccacattattgatgatatctacatgttttatgcacactttatgtcatattcgtgcattttctggaactaacctattaacaagatgccgaagtgccagttgctgttttctgctgtttttggtttcagaaatcctagtaacgaaatattctcggaatcggacgaaatcaacgcccaggttcctattttgcccggaagcatccagaacacccgagaaccgccagagagggggcacagggccaccaaaccctaggccggcgcggccaaggggggggccgcgcccccctatagtgtggccaccctgtcagccctcctgcgccgcctcttcgcctatttaaagcctccgtcgcgaaaaccctgatacgttcgacgaaaccagagaaaaccttccagagccgccgccatcgcgaagccaagatctgggggacaggagtctctgttccggcacgccgccgagacggggaagtgcccccggaaggcttctccatcgacaccgctgccatctccaccgccatcttcatcaccgctgctgtctcccatgaggagggagtagttctctgatacgtctccgacgtatcgataatttcttatgttccatgccacattattgatgttatctacatgttttatgcacactttatgtcatattcgtgcattttctggaactaacctattaacaagatgccgaagagccgattctttgttttttgtttttggtttcagaaatcctagtaacgaaatattctcggaattggacgaaatcaacgcccagggtcctattttgccacgaagcttccagaagaccgaagaggagacgaagtggggccacgaggtggccacaccctagggcggcgcggcccccccttggccacgcggccctgtggtgtgggcccctcgtgccgcctcctgacctgcccttccgcctacttaaagcctccgtcgcaaaaacccccagtaccgagagccacgatacggaaaaccttactgagacgccgccgccgccaatcccatctcgggggattcaggagatcttctccggcaccctgccggagaggggattcatctcccggaggactctacgccgccatggtcgcctccggagtgatgtgtgagtagtctacccctggactatgggtccatagcagtagctagatggttgtcttctccccattgtgcttaattgtcggatcttgtgagctgcctaacatgatcaagatcatctatctgtaattctatatgttgcgtttgttgggatccgatgaatagagaatacttgttatgttgattatcaaagttatgtctatgtgttgtttatgatcttgcatgctctccgttattagtagatgctctggccaagttgatgctagtaactccaagagggagtatttatgctcgatagtgggttcatgtctccgtgaatctggaggggtgacaagaacctctaaggttatggatgtgctgttgccactagggataaaacattggtgctatgttcaaggatgtagtcactgattacattacgcgcaatacttaatgcaattgtttgttgttagcaacttaatactggagggggttcagatgataacctgaaggtggactttttaggcatagatgcatgctggatagcggtctatgtactttgttgtaatgcccaattaaatctcacaatactcatcataatatgtatgtgcatggtcatgccctctctatttgtcaattgcccaactgtaatttgttcacccaacatgctgtttatcttatgggagagacacctctagtgaactgtggaccccggtccaattctctatactgaaatacaatctctgtaatacttgttctactgttttcgcaaacaatcatcatccacactatacatctaatcctttgttatgacaagcggtgagattgacaacctcatctgtttcgttggggcaaagtactttggttgtgttgtgcgggttccacgttggcgcggaatctacggtgttgcgccgcactacatcccgccgccatcaaccttcaacgtgcttcttggctcctactggttcgataaaccttggtttcatactgagggaaaacttgccgctgtacgcatcacaccttcctcttggggttcccaacggacgcgtgttgtacgcgtatcaagcaactttttctggcgccgttgccggggagatcaagacacgctgcaaggggagtctccacttcccaatctctttactttgattttgtcttgcttagttttatttactactttgtttgctgcactaaatcaaaatacaaaaaaattagttgctagttttactttatttgctatcttgtttgctatatcaaaaacacaaaaaaattagttacttgcatttactttatctagtttgctttatttactgttgctaaaatgggtacccctgaaaatactaagttgtgtgacttcacaaccacaaataataatgatttcttatgcacacctattgctccacctgctactacagcagaattctttgaaattaaacctgctttactgaatcttgttatgcgagagcaattttctggtgttagttttgatgatgctgctgcccatcttaataattttgttgaattgtgtgaaatgcaaaagtataaagatgtagatggtgacattataaaattaaaattgttccctttctcattaagaggaagagctaaagattggttgctatctctgcctaagaatagtattgattcatggactaaatgcaaggatgcttttattggtagatattatccccctgctaaaattatatctttgaggactagcataatgaattttaaacaattagatactgaacatgttgcacaagcatgggaaagaatgaaatctctggttaaaaattgcccaacccatggactgactacttggatgatcatccaaaccttctatgcaggactaaatttttcttcacggaatttattggattcagctgctggaggtacctttatgtccatcactcttggtgaagcaacaaagcttctcgataatatgatgatcaactactctgaatggcacacggaaagagctctacAAGGTAAGAagataaattctgtcgaagaaacctcttccttgagtgataagattgatgctattatgtctatgcttgtgaatgataggactaatgttgatcctaataatgttccgttagcttcattggttgcccaagaagaacatgttgatgtaaacttcattaaaaataataatttcaacaacaatgcttaccagaacaattctagtaacaactataggccatatccttataataatggcaacggctatggtaattcttatgggaattcttacaacaataataggaacacaccccctggacttgaagccatgcttaaagaatttattagtacacaaactgcttttaacaaatctgttgaagaaaagcttgggaaaattgatatacttgcttctaaagtcgatagccttgctgctgatgttgatcttttgaaatcgaaagttatgcctaatgagaatcatcataataaaattgttactacagcaaatgccatccaagttagaattaatgagaatataagactaatggctgaactgcgtgctaggtgggatagagaagaaaatgaaaaactagctaaagagaagaatgtagctaaagtttggactattaccaccacaagtaatgttgattcttcacatgttgctgcacctcctactattaataataaaagaattggtgttagcaatgtttccacttctaatgcaaagcgagaaaccgccCGAAATCGTTGCTAAAGCTGAAACCACTGTGATAAACCgctaaatttttttccaacattggggatgatgatcccattgatttagattataatggtttgaattttgatgatttccacatctctgaagttataaagttcttgcaaaaacttgctaaaagtcctaatgctagtgctataaatttggctttcacgcaacatattacaaatgctctcataaaagctagagaagagaaactagagcgcgaagcctctattcctagaaagctagaggatggttgggagcccatcattaagataaaggttaaagattttgattgtaatgctttatgtgatcttggtgcaagtatttctgttatgcctaagaaaatttataatatgcttgacttgccaccattgaaaaattgttatttggatgttaatcttgctgatcattctacaaagaaacctttggggaaagttgataatgttcgcattaccgttaacaataaccttgtccccgttgattttgttgtcttggatattgagtgcaatgcatcttgtcccattatattgggaagaccttttcttcgaactattggtgctactattgatatgaaggaaggtaatataaaatatcaatttcctctcaagaaaggtatggaacacttccctagaaagagaatgaagttaccttttgattctattattagaacaaattatgatgttgacacttcgtctcttgataatacttgatacacactttctgcgcctagctgaaaggcgttaaagaaaagcgcttatgggagacaacccatggtttttacctacagtactttgtttttattttgtgtcttggaagttgtttactactgtagcaacctctccttatcttagtttagtgttttgttgtgccaagtaaagtcgttgatagaaaagttcatactagatttggattactgcgcagaaacagatttctttgctgtcacgaatctgggctgttttctctgtaggtaactcagaaaattatgccaatttacttgagtgatcctcagatatgtacgcaactttcattcaatttgagcattttcatttgagcaagtctggtgcctcgataaaattcgtcaatacgaactgttctgttttgacagattctgccttttatttcgcattgcctcttttgctatgtcggatgaatttctttgatccattaatgtccagtagctttatgcaatatccagaagtgttaagaatgattgtgtcacctctgaacattttaatttttattgtcgctaaccctctaatgagttgttctaagtttggtgtggaggaagttttcaaggatcaagagaggagtatgatgcaacatgatcaaggagagtgaaagctctaagcttggggatgccccggtggttcacccctacatattctaagaagactcaagcgtctaagcttggggatgcccaaggcatccccttcttcatcgacaacattatcaggttcctcccctgaaactatatttttattccatcacatcttatgtgctttgcttggagcgtcggtttgtttttgtttttgttttgtttgaataaaatggatcctagcattcactttatgggagagagacacgctccactgtagcatatggacaagtatgtccttagtttctactcatagtattcatggcgaagtttcttcttcgttaaattgttatatggttggaattggaaaatgatacatgtagtaattgctataaatgtcttgggtaatgtgatacttggcaattgttgtgctcatgtttaagctcttgcatcatatgctttgcacccattaatgaagaaatacatagagcatgctaaaatttggtttgcatatttggtctctctaaggtctagataatttctagtattgagtttgaacaacaaggaagacggtgtagagtcttataatgtttacaatgtgtcttttatgtgagttttgctgcaccggttcatccttgtgtttgtttcaaataagccttgctagcctaaaccttgtatcgagagggaatacttctcatgcatccaaaatacttgagccaacc
This region of Lolium perenne isolate Kyuss_39 chromosome 2, Kyuss_2.0, whole genome shotgun sequence genomic DNA includes:
- the LOC127330899 gene encoding 7-deoxyloganetic acid glucosyl transferase-like produces the protein MQPAMAPVHVLVFPWPMQGHINSMLHLTAGLLGAGLHITFLHTDHNLRRVDRANAATSPRLRLMSVPDGLPDDHPRSVYDIKDLGRSLRTTGSVAYRALLASLLVDDAAGFPKLSCVVADGLLTFATDIAEALGVPALPFRTESACSLLAYLSVPRLVELGEVPIPVGAELDDAPVHGVPGMEGFLRRRDLPSSCRRHAETHDVDPMLQVFVSHTAHSFGARALILNTAASLERSALAHIAPHMRDVFAIGPLHAISAAAMALPRTSLWREDDGCMTWLDGHADRSVVYVSLGSLTVISLEQFTELLSGLVGAGYAFLWALRPDMVGASPKEAVEAAGNGGKARIVDWAPQRDVLRHPAVGCFLTHAGWNSTLEGVVEGVPLVCWPFFMDQQINSRFVGTVWGNGLDMKDVCERAVVERMVREAMESGELRTSAQALAQQVRRDVAEGGSSTTEFHRLVSFIKQLSCS
- the LOC127330900 gene encoding uncharacterized protein; the protein is MDQWQSDFHQEHMPTGSLMDFPMMIVSACGKQIELANEIQSNIYTSLSADQFSVTCLMGSTEAILSAQMASKCFSVNKFMASPVPQMQKQCDGSSSASSASRRQVEKNETNSFAAKIVGMQQQQLKPRFALELDGLNCFETIVPL